Sequence from the Candidatus Accumulibacter similis genome:
ACAGTCGCTGCTGCTGCTCTATCCGGTGCTGCGCGCCTTGCCGCCCGCGCAACTGGCGGCGCTCTGCCAGGCGGCGACCCTTCTGCAGGTGCCTGCCAGCGGCGAGGTGTTTGCCGAAGGACAGACCTGCAGGGGATTTCCGCTGATCCTCAGCGGCACGATCAAGGTGGTGAAGACATCCGCTGGCGGACGCGAGATGCTGCTCTACCGGGTGCCCCCAGGCGATTCGTGCATCATCACCTCGTGCTGCCTGCTCGCCGGCAGCCCCTATTCGGCGCGCGGCATCGCCGAGTCGTCGCTCTCGTTGCTGCTCCTGCCAATCGCCTTTTTCGAGGAGCTGATGGCCGACAGCCGCCCCTTCCGGGACTTCGTCTTTCAGCTCTTCGCCGAGCGCATCGCCGAGTTGATGCAACTGGTCGAGGAGGTCGCCTTCCAGCGCCTCGACCAGCGACTCGCCAAGCTGCTGCTTGCCCGCGGCGACGCCATCCATTGCACCCACCAAGCCCTCGCCGAAGAGCTCGGAAGCGTCCGCGAGATCGTCAGCCGCCTGCTCAAGGGTTTTGCCGCCGCCGGCTTGGTATCGCTCGCGCGCGAGCAGATCGTCGTCATCGATCGGGCGGGTCTCCGGCAATTGGCCGACGCGGGGCGCTGAAGCGGCCGGCACCGTCGCCAGCCAAGGGTCGCGGCGTCCGCCCACCAAGCAACGCCCGCAGGCGCGCCACCATGGCCAGCCGGCGCCAGCGGCGACGCACGACCCGGCTGCAGCGCCTGTCGGCAGCAGGCACAGGGCAAGAGGGTCTGTGACCGCGGTTACATACACGGTGAGGCTTCCTGCCTATCCTCCACCCATCGTCAACAACCTCCAATGGAGTCCATCATGAAAACCAACGTCGGTGGAATCGACAAGGTGCTGCGCATTGTCGTCGGTATCGCACTCATCGCCCTGGCTGCCATGGGCATGATCGGCGCCTGGGGCTGGATCGGTGTCGTGCCTCTGCTGACCGGCCTCTTCGGCGTCTGTCCCGCCTACTCGCTGCTCGGGATGAATACCTGCCCGATCAAGAAGGGGCCCTGAAGCGGATCGCGGTACGCTGCGCGCTGGAGCCACGACTTGCTCCGGCGGCTTCACTGCCACGTGCAGCCACCGCGCGAACCCGGTAGTGGCGTCGGCCAAGCCAATTGTGCAAGATCGCGCCATCTCCCGCCATGTGGCGTTGCCTAGCCTACCGATCCTGCCGCCGCCAAGGCGGCGGTTTGCGCATTGCCTGATGCCACGTGTGGCGCCCCTCGCATTGGTGACCCTGTTCAACGGGCAGACTACTGGCGCGGCGAGGCGTTCGCCAGACGGACGAAGTCGGCAACCGACAGCTCTTCCGCACGGCAACTGGATGGC
This genomic interval carries:
- a CDS encoding Crp/Fnr family transcriptional regulator, yielding MRTAAADRAQSLLLLYPVLRALPPAQLAALCQAATLLQVPASGEVFAEGQTCRGFPLILSGTIKVVKTSAGGREMLLYRVPPGDSCIITSCCLLAGSPYSARGIAESSLSLLLLPIAFFEELMADSRPFRDFVFQLFAERIAELMQLVEEVAFQRLDQRLAKLLLARGDAIHCTHQALAEELGSVREIVSRLLKGFAAAGLVSLAREQIVVIDRAGLRQLADAGR
- a CDS encoding DUF2892 domain-containing protein, with product MKTNVGGIDKVLRIVVGIALIALAAMGMIGAWGWIGVVPLLTGLFGVCPAYSLLGMNTCPIKKGP